One genomic region from Quercus robur chromosome 4, dhQueRobu3.1, whole genome shotgun sequence encodes:
- the LOC126722767 gene encoding uncharacterized protein LOC126722767, producing MAQQSERDIIRPITIMLDGPTSYHAWSQNMTIFLKGRKLWRYVTGSIPKPVPNPKSKATAAEESSKTAVTTDDYEERLEEWESIQSKILSWFINTSIPSIHNLLPRLETAEAAWKFLADRYNCTNDSSLEFHIESKLYQMRQETGQSISDFYSQTSTMWEQLSAADPPLVCSKDIELFVKYRDRRRFMHFMMGLREDFEPTRASLLSRSPTPSLDAAVKELISEENRRPTYHMTLSDHVLATPSPQPPIVAFTAPPRINSGRPTSQSSKGAHCKFCRAKGHDISVCRKLQKFVQEQNKASLPQAAAVCPSDPSVPTGPSLASSLTTADIEAVV from the coding sequence atggctcaacaaagtgaacgagatatcatacgtcctatcaccattatgttggatggtcctactagctatcatgcatggtctcagaatatgaccatctttctcaagggtcgtaaactgtggagatatgtgactggttcaattcctaagccagtaccaaaccctaagtccaaagccacagctgctgaagagtcttccaagactgctgttacaacagatgattatgaagaacgtctagaagaatgggagagtattcagagtaagattttatcttggtttatcaatacctctattccctccattcataatcttcttcctcgtcttgaaactgctgaggctgcttggaaatttttggccgatcgttataactgcactaatgattcaagtttggagtttcacattgaatcaaaactttatcaaatgcgccaagagacaggtcagtctatttctgatttttattctcagacttctactatgtgggaacaactctctgctgcagatcctccactggtgtgttctaaggacattgagctctttgtcaaatatcgggatcgccgtagatttatgcacttcatgatgggtttacgtgaggattttgagcctactagggcttctctacttagccggtctcctactccttctcttgatgctgcagtaaAGGAGCTCATTTCTGAGGAGAATCGTCGGCCCACTTATCACATGACATTATCTGATCATGTCTTGGCTACACCCTCACCACAGCctcccattgttgcattcactgCTCCTCCGCGAATAAACTCCGGGCGTCCCACCTCTCAGTCTTCCAAAGGTGCTCACTGCAAGTTTTGCCGTGCCAAAGGCCATGACATCTCTGTTTGTCGTAAGCTACAGAAATTTGTGCAAGAGCAGaataaagcttctcttcctcaggcagctgctgtatgtccttcagatccatcggttcctacaggtccatctttggcttcctcacttactacggctgatattgaggcagttgtttaa